From the Amycolatopsis thermoflava N1165 genome, one window contains:
- a CDS encoding MarR family winged helix-turn-helix transcriptional regulator, giving the protein MAEPAAPRLDDQVCFALYAASRAVTSLYRPLLDELGLTYPQYLVMLALWEHGELSVKDLGQALSLDSGTLSPLLKRLEKLEFVRRERRADDERSVCIRLTDKGDGLRSKAVPLPGVIGDAMGLPLDELEALRATLRGLTESVNAYRESRPGV; this is encoded by the coding sequence ATGGCCGAACCGGCCGCACCGCGGCTCGACGATCAGGTCTGCTTCGCGCTGTACGCCGCGTCCCGCGCGGTCACGTCGCTCTACCGGCCGCTGCTCGACGAGCTGGGCCTGACCTACCCGCAGTACCTGGTGATGCTGGCGCTGTGGGAGCACGGCGAGCTGTCCGTCAAGGACCTCGGGCAGGCGCTGTCGCTGGACTCGGGCACGCTGTCGCCGCTGCTCAAGAGACTGGAGAAGCTGGAGTTCGTCCGCCGGGAGCGGCGCGCCGACGACGAGCGCTCGGTGTGCATCCGGCTGACGGACAAGGGCGACGGGCTGCGGTCGAAGGCCGTGCCCCTGCCGGGCGTGATCGGCGACGCGATGGGCCTGCCGCTGGACGAGCTGGAGGCGCTGCGGGCGACGTTGCGCGGGCTCACCGAGTCGGTCAACGCCTACCGCGAGTCCCGGCCGGGCGTATAA
- a CDS encoding amidohydrolase — MLDLLVRNVRALTVSDERPRAHTVGVLHGRIVGLDEEVEGLAARTVVDGGGAVLTPGFADAHNHMVWYGLSLAEIDLSGCRTLDELYDTVAARAAELPSDAWVIGSKYDDFVLGGHPDRAALDRAGGGRAVWLKHRSAHMCTVSSAILAQAGVLDGSARVPEGGVVARDDDGAPTGLLAEQAQQLVDALVKPYPVEELAAAIERAGKVYVSEGLTAVTEAGIGGGWIGHSPAEATAYHLARERGKLPLRVELMPASEVLHPLGGNPADTGTIGVDLGLRSGFGDEFLRLGPMKIFTDGALSSRTAALTEPFCSHGGLGVLQDDPKVLRDTIVAAHRSGWRVAAHAIGDRAIDLTLDAFEEAQRVLPRPDVRHRIEHAAMVRPDQLPRLVALGVVPVPQARFLYEIGDTMAEALGEARVPWLYRQKSFVDAGLRVPGSSDRPCVGVGAPLAGLRSMIERTTSAGAVLSPDERVGAEEALRAYTAHPAWASHQEHERGRLAPGLRADMVLLDDDPTAVPSERISEIGVLATFVGGRCVHGAEGLRAHGPAPV, encoded by the coding sequence GTGCTCGACCTGCTGGTGCGCAACGTCCGTGCGCTGACCGTGTCCGACGAGCGTCCCCGCGCCCACACCGTGGGCGTGCTGCACGGGCGGATCGTCGGCCTCGACGAGGAGGTCGAGGGCCTGGCCGCCCGCACCGTGGTGGACGGCGGCGGCGCGGTGCTCACGCCCGGTTTCGCCGACGCGCACAACCACATGGTCTGGTACGGCCTGTCGCTGGCCGAGATCGACCTGTCCGGCTGCCGCACGCTGGACGAGTTGTACGACACGGTCGCCGCGCGGGCCGCCGAACTGCCGTCCGACGCGTGGGTGATCGGCTCGAAGTACGACGACTTCGTGCTGGGCGGGCACCCCGACCGCGCCGCGCTGGACCGCGCCGGCGGCGGGCGCGCGGTGTGGCTCAAGCACCGGTCGGCGCACATGTGCACGGTGAGCTCCGCGATCCTCGCCCAGGCCGGCGTGCTCGACGGCTCGGCGCGCGTGCCCGAGGGCGGGGTGGTGGCCCGCGACGACGACGGCGCGCCGACCGGGCTGCTCGCCGAGCAGGCCCAGCAGCTGGTGGACGCGCTGGTCAAGCCCTACCCGGTGGAGGAGCTGGCGGCGGCGATCGAGCGCGCCGGGAAGGTCTACGTCAGCGAGGGGCTCACCGCGGTCACCGAGGCCGGGATCGGCGGCGGCTGGATCGGCCACAGCCCGGCCGAGGCGACGGCCTACCACCTGGCACGCGAACGCGGAAAGCTGCCGCTGCGGGTGGAGCTGATGCCGGCCAGCGAGGTGCTGCACCCGCTCGGCGGCAACCCGGCCGACACCGGCACGATCGGCGTGGACCTGGGGTTGCGCAGCGGGTTCGGCGACGAGTTCCTGCGGCTGGGGCCGATGAAGATCTTCACCGACGGCGCGCTGAGCAGCCGGACCGCCGCTCTGACGGAGCCGTTCTGTTCGCACGGCGGGCTCGGCGTGCTGCAGGACGATCCGAAGGTGCTGCGGGACACCATCGTCGCCGCGCACCGCAGCGGGTGGCGGGTGGCGGCGCACGCGATCGGCGACCGCGCCATCGACCTGACGCTGGACGCGTTCGAGGAGGCCCAGCGGGTCCTGCCGCGCCCGGACGTGCGGCACCGCATCGAGCACGCCGCGATGGTGCGGCCGGACCAGCTGCCGCGGCTGGTCGCGCTCGGGGTGGTGCCGGTGCCGCAGGCCCGGTTCCTGTACGAGATCGGCGACACGATGGCCGAGGCGCTGGGCGAGGCGCGGGTGCCGTGGCTGTACCGGCAGAAGTCCTTCGTGGACGCCGGGCTGCGGGTGCCGGGCAGCTCCGACCGGCCGTGCGTCGGCGTCGGCGCGCCGCTGGCCGGTCTGCGGTCGATGATCGAGCGGACGACCAGCGCCGGGGCGGTGCTGAGCCCGGACGAGCGGGTCGGCGCGGAGGAGGCGCTGCGGGCCTACACCGCGCACCCGGCGTGGGCTTCGCACCAGGAACACGAACGCGGCCGGCTCGCCCCGGGCCTGCGGGCGGATATGGTGCTGCTCGACGACGACCCCACCGCGGTGCCGAGCGAGCGGATCAGCGAGATCGGCGTGCTGGCGACGTTCGTCGGTGGCCGCTGCGTGCACGGCGCGGAAGGGCTGCGCGCCCACGGGCCGGCGCCGGTCTGA
- a CDS encoding DUF1015 family protein yields MAEWARAIGTGWVPGGPVTGPDVDEFADADEIAAALAAAPGDSLLAVQHPHRRPGAASLREALPAARAMLDRLRERDYRRVREVVAPYRIAGRDGTAAGVLCLVDPTAVGARIRHSEEVYAGVVAERAAALRTLGCATSAAMLVPVTGDGLTRAALAAMRGDPAVDLTDGAGRSHRLWLTGPGHEQDRLLAAVRAAPLLVADGNHRVAAAAEAGTPLLALVTAGPDLRIGAIHRTISGTGLGARELAAAWRAAGLTVREVSEVDAIEPGSVAVSARGGELLVALPGDGPDHAVVENLLLDRALGLDPEGPHVHALPEGHSPGPGTDAVLRLAPVPLSEVLAAHAQGRRMPRKSTYFTPKPRSGLLLAALEA; encoded by the coding sequence ATGGCGGAATGGGCGCGCGCGATCGGCACCGGCTGGGTTCCCGGCGGGCCGGTGACCGGGCCGGACGTGGACGAGTTCGCCGACGCCGACGAGATCGCCGCGGCTCTGGCCGCGGCGCCGGGTGATTCGCTGCTGGCGGTGCAGCACCCGCACCGGCGGCCGGGTGCGGCGTCGCTGCGGGAAGCGCTGCCCGCGGCGCGCGCGATGCTGGACCGGTTGCGGGAACGGGACTACCGGCGCGTGCGCGAGGTGGTGGCGCCGTACCGGATCGCCGGGCGCGACGGGACCGCGGCGGGGGTGCTGTGCCTGGTCGATCCGACGGCGGTCGGCGCGCGGATCCGGCACAGCGAGGAGGTCTACGCCGGTGTCGTCGCCGAACGCGCGGCGGCGCTGCGGACGCTCGGATGCGCGACGAGCGCGGCGATGCTGGTGCCGGTCACCGGCGACGGGCTCACGCGCGCCGCGCTGGCGGCGATGCGCGGTGATCCCGCGGTGGACCTGACCGACGGCGCGGGCCGCTCGCACCGGTTGTGGCTCACCGGTCCCGGCCACGAGCAGGACCGGTTGCTCGCCGCGGTGCGCGCCGCTCCCCTGCTGGTGGCCGACGGCAACCACCGCGTCGCCGCCGCGGCCGAGGCGGGCACGCCGCTGCTGGCGCTGGTGACCGCGGGGCCGGACCTGCGCATCGGCGCGATCCACCGCACGATCAGCGGCACCGGCCTCGGCGCGCGCGAACTGGCCGCCGCCTGGCGCGCCGCCGGGCTGACGGTGCGCGAAGTGTCCGAAGTGGACGCCATTGAGCCCGGCTCGGTAGCCGTTTCCGCGCGCGGCGGCGAGCTGCTGGTGGCACTACCCGGTGATGGACCGGACCACGCCGTGGTGGAGAACCTGTTGCTGGACAGGGCACTCGGCCTCGACCCGGAGGGCCCGCACGTGCACGCGCTGCCCGAGGGGCACTCCCCCGGACCGGGGACGGACGCCGTGTTGCGCTTGGCGCCCGTCCCGCTGTCCGAAGTGCTCGCCGCGCACGCGCAGGGCCGCCGCATGCCGCGCAAGAGCACATACTTCACCCCGAAGCCACGCAGCGGGCTGCTGCTCGCCGCCCTGGAGGCGTGA
- a CDS encoding alpha/beta fold hydrolase yields the protein MMTLLQPAREAGETIRTAAREHLLLALLDIPRLLRHPIWRPADPEEGAGLGVLLVPGFGFGDRSMTLASAWLKARGYRPAGSRIGFNVGCTTELVDRIEARLEQHAEETGGRVVIIGQSRGGWLARLAAIRRPDLVRGLVMLGSPVLDPLGAHPKVVRVARVLARLSTLGIPGLMDLDCFTGPCYDENAKALAAPLPPEVPALAVYSREDAIAPWQLCLDPYAECVEIRSTHTGMGLDPDFYVAAAPRLARWARDEAREQTAEHAGELSQAS from the coding sequence ATGATGACGCTGCTCCAGCCCGCGCGCGAAGCGGGCGAAACGATCCGCACCGCCGCGCGCGAGCACTTGTTGCTGGCTCTGCTGGACATCCCGCGACTACTGCGTCATCCGATCTGGCGGCCCGCGGACCCGGAGGAGGGCGCCGGGCTGGGTGTGCTGCTGGTGCCCGGTTTCGGGTTCGGCGATCGCAGCATGACCCTGGCGAGCGCGTGGCTGAAGGCGCGCGGGTACCGGCCCGCCGGGTCCCGGATCGGCTTCAACGTCGGGTGCACCACCGAACTGGTCGACCGCATCGAGGCCCGGCTGGAGCAGCACGCCGAGGAGACCGGCGGCCGCGTGGTGATCATCGGGCAGAGCCGCGGTGGCTGGCTGGCGCGGCTGGCCGCGATCCGCCGCCCGGATCTGGTGCGCGGACTGGTGATGCTCGGCAGCCCGGTGCTCGATCCGCTCGGCGCGCACCCGAAGGTGGTGCGGGTCGCCCGCGTCCTCGCCCGTCTGTCCACTTTGGGCATTCCTGGCCTGATGGACCTGGACTGCTTCACCGGGCCGTGCTACGACGAGAACGCCAAGGCGCTGGCCGCGCCCCTGCCGCCGGAGGTGCCCGCGCTGGCGGTGTACTCGCGCGAAGACGCGATCGCGCCGTGGCAGCTGTGCCTGGACCCGTACGCCGAGTGCGTCGAGATCCGCAGCACGCACACCGGCATGGGGCTGGACCCGGACTTCTACGTGGCCGCGGCGCCGCGCCTGGCCCGCTGGGCGCGGGACGAGGCCCGCGAGCAGACCGCCGAGCATGCCGGGGAGCTGTCGCAGGCGAGCTGA
- a CDS encoding AraC family transcriptional regulator encodes MSQQLPVAVRDWDFPRGVASVALLVRFGAERGVPRDALLRGTGLPPSRLDDPAAQVDAHQELTVARNLVRELGDPPGLGLDAGVRYRVTTFGVFGFACISSPTLRDAITFALRYLDLSFIFCLPVVELAAEELRFELRDDGLPHDVRRFLLERDVSAIHTVMHDLLPGGLNVRRLEFRFPEPPDPGRYEEVFGCRPAFGALAHHVAIDAAALGQPLPQASEHTVALCEAQCRELVSRRRARSGIAHQVRDKLIRVGGTLAMEDVARELNVSTRTLRRRLEDAGTSFRGLLDEVRQALAEEMLATGALSVEDVALRLGYAEASSFIYAFRRWTGTTPARYLRSGRRD; translated from the coding sequence ATGAGTCAGCAGCTGCCCGTCGCCGTCCGGGACTGGGACTTCCCCCGCGGCGTCGCGAGCGTCGCCCTGCTGGTGCGCTTCGGAGCCGAGCGCGGGGTGCCGCGGGACGCCCTGCTGCGCGGCACCGGGCTGCCCCCGTCGCGCCTGGACGACCCGGCGGCGCAGGTCGACGCGCACCAGGAGCTGACGGTCGCGCGCAACCTCGTGCGGGAGCTCGGCGACCCGCCCGGCCTCGGCCTGGACGCCGGCGTCCGCTACCGGGTCACCACCTTCGGCGTGTTCGGGTTCGCCTGCATCAGCAGCCCGACACTGCGCGACGCGATCACTTTCGCCCTGCGTTACCTCGACCTCAGCTTCATCTTCTGCCTGCCGGTGGTCGAGCTGGCCGCCGAGGAGCTGCGCTTCGAGCTGCGGGACGACGGGCTGCCGCACGACGTGCGCCGGTTCCTGCTGGAGCGCGACGTCAGCGCGATCCACACGGTGATGCACGACCTCCTGCCCGGCGGTCTGAACGTGCGGCGCCTGGAGTTCCGGTTCCCCGAGCCACCCGATCCGGGCCGGTACGAGGAGGTCTTCGGGTGCCGACCGGCGTTCGGCGCGCTCGCGCACCACGTTGCGATCGACGCGGCCGCACTGGGGCAGCCGCTGCCGCAGGCCAGTGAGCACACGGTCGCGTTGTGCGAGGCGCAGTGCCGTGAGCTGGTCAGCCGGCGCCGCGCCCGCTCCGGCATCGCGCACCAGGTTCGGGACAAGCTGATCCGCGTCGGCGGCACGCTCGCGATGGAGGACGTGGCGCGGGAGCTCAACGTCAGCACCCGGACGCTGCGGCGGCGGCTGGAGGACGCCGGCACCAGTTTCCGCGGCCTGCTCGACGAGGTCCGGCAGGCGCTCGCCGAGGAGATGCTCGCGACCGGCGCGCTGTCGGTGGAGGATGTGGCGCTGCGGCTGGGATACGCGGAGGCGTCGAGTTTCATCTACGCGTTCCGCCGGTGGACCGGCACGACCCCGGCGCGGTACCTGCGGTCCGGGAGACGGGACTGA
- a CDS encoding flavin-containing monooxygenase, which produces MARTTAHRPPSVVIIGAGFGGLAVATELVRAGFRDFTILERADEIGGVWRENTYPGAGCDIPSPLYSFSHRPNPDWPMRFSLQADIKAYLEDVAREYGVTGRIRFGTGVAGAEFDEATGRWRVRTEAGEVIEADVLVPAVGQLSRPAVPDLPGRESFRGRAFHSAAWDHDADLTGKRVAVIGTGASAIQFVPKLQQIAGHVTVFQRSAPWIVPKNDIAYQPWHRAMFRRLPITQKIERFRIWLICEFLSLGLVDLPVVRRYLERLASRHLESQVPDPELRAKLTPDYEPGCKRALFSNEYYPALTRPNVSVETEKIVEIVPEGVRTADGVVHEADVLVYGTGFRATDFLVPMTVRGRGGAELADTWRDGAWAYLGITVPQFPNLFLVYGPNTNLGGNSIVYMLESQARYIVQAVRALASRPGVALDVKPEVAARFDTVLQRKLGRSVWTRCASWYRNEAGRIVNNWPGTVTQYRLKTRALDLNDYRAIAAGGDGA; this is translated from the coding sequence ATGGCACGCACCACCGCCCACCGACCGCCGTCCGTCGTCATCATCGGCGCCGGGTTCGGCGGCCTGGCCGTCGCGACCGAACTGGTCCGCGCCGGTTTCCGCGACTTCACCATCCTGGAGAGAGCGGATGAGATCGGCGGCGTGTGGCGGGAGAACACCTACCCCGGCGCCGGGTGCGACATCCCGTCGCCGCTGTACTCGTTCTCCCACCGGCCCAACCCGGACTGGCCGATGCGGTTCTCCCTGCAGGCCGACATCAAGGCCTACCTCGAGGACGTCGCCCGCGAGTACGGGGTGACCGGCCGGATCCGGTTCGGCACCGGCGTCGCCGGGGCGGAATTCGACGAGGCCACCGGCCGGTGGCGGGTCCGCACCGAAGCCGGCGAGGTCATCGAGGCCGACGTCCTGGTGCCCGCCGTGGGCCAGCTGTCCCGCCCGGCGGTGCCCGACCTGCCGGGCCGCGAGTCGTTCCGCGGGCGGGCTTTCCACTCCGCGGCCTGGGACCACGACGCCGACCTCACCGGCAAGCGGGTCGCGGTGATCGGCACCGGCGCCAGCGCGATCCAGTTCGTGCCGAAGCTTCAGCAGATCGCCGGCCACGTGACGGTGTTCCAGCGGTCGGCGCCGTGGATCGTGCCCAAGAACGACATCGCCTACCAGCCCTGGCACCGCGCGATGTTCCGCCGCCTGCCGATCACCCAGAAGATCGAGCGGTTCCGGATCTGGCTGATCTGCGAGTTCCTCTCGCTCGGGCTCGTCGACCTCCCGGTCGTGCGCCGGTACCTGGAACGCCTGGCGAGCAGGCACCTGGAGAGCCAGGTGCCCGACCCGGAGCTGCGCGCCAAGCTGACGCCGGACTACGAGCCCGGGTGCAAGCGGGCGCTGTTCTCCAACGAGTACTACCCGGCGCTGACCCGGCCCAACGTGAGCGTCGAGACCGAGAAGATCGTCGAGATCGTGCCGGAGGGCGTGCGCACCGCCGACGGCGTGGTGCACGAGGCCGACGTGCTGGTGTATGGCACCGGGTTCCGCGCCACCGACTTCCTGGTCCCGATGACGGTGCGCGGGCGCGGCGGGGCGGAGCTGGCCGACACCTGGCGCGACGGCGCGTGGGCCTACCTCGGCATCACGGTGCCGCAGTTCCCGAACCTGTTCCTGGTCTACGGGCCCAACACGAACCTGGGCGGCAACTCGATCGTCTACATGCTCGAGTCGCAGGCCCGCTACATCGTGCAGGCGGTGCGCGCGCTGGCGAGCAGGCCCGGCGTGGCGCTGGACGTCAAGCCCGAGGTCGCCGCGCGCTTCGACACCGTCCTGCAGCGCAAGCTCGGCCGCTCGGTGTGGACCCGCTGTGCCAGCTGGTACCGCAACGAGGCGGGTCGGATCGTCAACAACTGGCCCGGCACGGTCACGCAGTACCGGCTGAAGACCCGGGCCCTGGATCTGAACGACTACCGCGCGATCGCGGCGGGAGGGGACGGCGCATGA
- a CDS encoding FAD-dependent oxidoreductase — protein sequence MTGELDYDVVVIGSGFGGSVSALRLTEKGYRVGVLEAGRRFADDEFAKTSWRLRKYLWAPLLGCFGIQRLTLLRDTFILSGSGVGGGSLVYANTLYEPPARFYADPQWAHITDWRDELAPYYDQAKRMLGVTQYPGTTRADRVLREVAEDMGIAHTFRPTPVGVLFATGDQKPGQEVPDPFFGGAGPSRRTCLNCGSCMTGCRHGAKNTLVKNYLHLAERAGAVVHPLTTVVDVRPRPGGGYEVSTVRTGSRRRRRTFTCEQVVFAASALGTQRLLHRLRDRGSLPKISKRLGYLSRTNSEAILAVRSRDKNADYTDGVAITSSIHPDEVTHVEPVRYGKGSNLMSLLATVLVDGKDGHRRWVLGLRELARHWRELPRIQNPRKWSEQMVGLLVMQSLDNSVTTYTRRGLFGRRMTTRQGDGAPNPTWIPHGHEVARRVAEKIDGVPQGAWTDMANIPLTGHFIGGCAIGDSPETGVVDPYQRLYGYPGLHVVDGSAISANLGVNPSLTITAQAERALALWPNKGESDQRPPLGAPYTRLAPVAPKNPVVPEAAPGALRLPVTPV from the coding sequence ATGACCGGCGAGCTGGACTACGACGTCGTGGTGATCGGCTCAGGTTTCGGGGGCAGCGTGAGCGCGCTGCGCCTGACGGAGAAGGGCTACCGGGTCGGGGTACTGGAGGCGGGCCGCCGGTTCGCCGACGACGAGTTCGCCAAGACCTCGTGGCGGCTGCGGAAGTACCTGTGGGCGCCGCTGCTGGGCTGCTTCGGCATCCAGCGGCTGACGTTGCTGCGCGACACCTTCATCCTGAGCGGCAGCGGTGTCGGCGGCGGGTCGCTGGTCTACGCCAACACGCTGTACGAGCCGCCGGCGCGGTTCTACGCCGACCCGCAGTGGGCGCACATCACCGACTGGCGCGACGAGCTGGCGCCCTACTACGACCAGGCGAAGCGGATGCTGGGCGTCACCCAGTACCCGGGCACCACGCGGGCCGACCGGGTGCTGCGCGAGGTGGCCGAGGACATGGGCATCGCCCACACGTTCCGGCCGACGCCGGTCGGGGTGCTGTTCGCGACCGGTGACCAGAAGCCCGGCCAGGAGGTGCCGGACCCGTTCTTCGGCGGCGCCGGCCCGTCCCGCCGCACCTGCCTGAACTGCGGGTCCTGCATGACCGGGTGCCGCCACGGCGCGAAGAACACGCTGGTGAAGAACTACCTGCACCTCGCCGAGCGGGCGGGTGCGGTGGTGCACCCGCTGACGACGGTGGTGGACGTCCGCCCGCGTCCCGGCGGCGGGTACGAGGTGAGCACCGTCCGCACCGGGTCGCGCAGGCGCCGCCGGACCTTCACCTGCGAGCAGGTCGTGTTCGCCGCGTCCGCGCTGGGCACGCAACGGCTGCTGCACCGGCTGCGTGACCGCGGTTCGCTGCCGAAGATCTCGAAGCGGCTCGGGTACCTGTCGCGCACCAACTCCGAGGCGATCCTGGCGGTGCGCTCACGCGACAAGAACGCCGACTACACCGACGGGGTGGCGATCACGTCGTCGATCCACCCGGACGAGGTCACGCACGTCGAGCCGGTGCGGTACGGCAAGGGCAGCAACCTGATGAGCCTGCTCGCCACCGTGCTGGTGGACGGCAAGGACGGGCACCGGCGGTGGGTGCTGGGGCTGCGTGAGCTGGCGCGGCACTGGCGGGAGCTGCCGCGCATCCAGAACCCGCGGAAGTGGTCGGAGCAGATGGTGGGCCTGCTGGTGATGCAGAGCCTGGACAACTCGGTGACCACCTACACGCGGCGCGGCCTGTTCGGCCGCCGGATGACGACGCGCCAGGGAGACGGCGCGCCGAACCCGACGTGGATCCCGCACGGGCACGAGGTCGCGCGGCGGGTCGCGGAGAAGATCGACGGCGTGCCGCAGGGCGCCTGGACCGACATGGCGAACATCCCGCTGACCGGGCACTTCATCGGCGGCTGCGCGATCGGCGACTCCCCGGAGACCGGCGTGGTCGACCCCTACCAGCGGCTGTACGGCTATCCCGGCCTGCACGTCGTGGACGGTTCGGCGATCTCGGCGAACCTGGGGGTGAACCCGTCGCTGACGATCACCGCCCAGGCCGAACGGGCGCTCGCGCTGTGGCCGAACAAGGGCGAGTCCGACCAGCGGCCGCCACTGGGCGCGCCCTACACCCGGCTGGCCCCGGTGGCGCCGAAGAACCCTGTCGTGCCCGAGGCCGCGCCGGGCGCGCTGCGCCTGCCGGTCACGCCGGTCTAG
- a CDS encoding acetoacetate decarboxylase family protein: MSDPTEYPPEPWHLRGHMHVSAWCLPVGELPELPPGVRPLTVAGRAVVLAAWVDYQPPGVLSYRELMVTVVARGGVVVTIPHIWVDSPASLAGGRALWHIPKELAEFTLTDEPDFAAEARADGDLLAGAEFRRRRALPVRLPLAFSVLQRGPKRSGVRVTARLGVARSVWRVGAGGPLAFLAGRRPLLSLVARDFRMRFGGGRSTE; encoded by the coding sequence ATGTCCGATCCGACCGAGTACCCGCCCGAGCCATGGCACCTGCGTGGTCACATGCACGTCTCCGCCTGGTGCCTGCCCGTGGGGGAGCTGCCCGAACTGCCGCCGGGCGTCCGGCCGCTCACCGTGGCCGGGCGGGCGGTCGTGCTCGCCGCGTGGGTCGACTACCAGCCGCCCGGTGTGCTGTCCTATCGGGAGCTGATGGTGACCGTCGTCGCCCGCGGCGGGGTTGTCGTGACCATCCCGCACATCTGGGTCGACAGCCCGGCCTCCCTGGCCGGCGGGCGCGCCCTGTGGCACATCCCGAAGGAGCTCGCCGAGTTCACCCTCACCGACGAACCGGACTTCGCCGCGGAAGCCCGCGCGGATGGGGATCTGCTGGCGGGCGCGGAGTTCCGGCGCCGCCGCGCGCTGCCGGTGCGGTTGCCGCTGGCGTTCTCGGTCCTGCAGCGCGGCCCCAAGCGCAGCGGTGTGCGGGTGACCGCCCGGCTCGGGGTGGCCCGATCGGTGTGGCGGGTCGGCGCGGGCGGCCCGCTGGCGTTCCTGGCCGGGCGCCGTCCGCTGCTCAGCCTGGTCGCCCGGGACTTCCGGATGCGGTTCGGCGGCGGCCGCAGCACCGAATGA